From Crateriforma spongiae, a single genomic window includes:
- a CDS encoding heavy metal translocating P-type ATPase — MNKPADAIDPVCGMTVDPDGAPHRHHQGTDYYFCCPGCAEKFASDPEGTLRRRREKDAAKAQNHGACCGGGNAGLPVLQIGGDSTPGVSGGDPDAVYICPMHPEIEQVGFGDCPICGMDLEPKQVQVAGDVADDPQYQNMRRRFWIGVALSIPLLILSMGPMIGIPITQWVSPRVGGWMQWALATPIVFGCGWPLLVRGVKSFQGWNLNMFSLIAVGTLAAYAFSTVALIAPALIPDAFRSGDGLPLYFESAAVIITLVLMGQVLELRARGRTGDAIRQLMELTPDTAHRMDDGGNETDVSLDEVRQGDRLRIRPGEKIPVDGEVVDGQSHVDESMISGEPIPVMKQTGDSLTGGTLNQSGALTMTATNVGDETVLSQIVQMVAQAQRSQAPIQRLVDKVAQYFVPAVIVSAVIAFIAWWALGPEPTLAHAFVAAVAVLIIACPCALGLATPMSVMVGVGRGAKEGVLIKDAEAIEVMEKVDTIVVDKTGTLTAGRPEVTAVRSISDDAPESWMQLAAIAESSSEHPLGRAIVRRAADEPLSTPETFESTTGRGVTAQHDGQVIRVGQPDWLSDNGIDVPEKATAMMAELQSDGATAVLVAVDDVVHGVIGITDPIKPSTEDAIATLHGSGKRIVMMTGDARRTAQAVGEALGIDQIHAGVTPQQKHDLVRDMQRDGHVVAMAGDGINDAPALAAADVGIAMGTGAGVAIDSAKITLVSGDLRGIAAAETLSRKTMANIRQNLFFAFVYNAVGVPIAGGLLYPLLGWMLSPMIAAAAMSFSSVSVIANALRLRNLRLQMDRGNE; from the coding sequence GCGTGAAAAGGACGCGGCCAAGGCCCAGAATCACGGGGCATGTTGCGGCGGCGGCAATGCCGGGCTGCCCGTGCTGCAAATCGGTGGCGACAGCACCCCTGGCGTCTCCGGCGGTGATCCGGACGCCGTTTATATCTGTCCGATGCACCCCGAGATCGAACAGGTCGGGTTCGGCGATTGTCCGATTTGCGGAATGGACTTGGAACCCAAACAGGTGCAAGTCGCCGGCGATGTTGCCGATGATCCCCAGTACCAAAACATGCGACGTCGTTTCTGGATCGGCGTCGCCTTGTCGATCCCACTGCTGATCTTGTCGATGGGCCCGATGATCGGCATACCGATCACCCAATGGGTTTCGCCGCGTGTGGGCGGTTGGATGCAATGGGCATTAGCAACGCCGATTGTTTTTGGATGCGGCTGGCCGCTGCTCGTTCGTGGCGTCAAGTCGTTCCAAGGTTGGAACCTGAACATGTTTTCGCTGATTGCGGTGGGCACCCTTGCCGCATACGCATTTAGCACGGTCGCCTTGATTGCGCCGGCATTGATTCCCGATGCGTTCCGTTCCGGAGACGGCCTGCCGCTGTATTTTGAATCGGCTGCGGTCATCATCACCCTGGTTCTGATGGGCCAAGTCCTGGAACTGCGTGCCAGAGGTCGCACCGGAGATGCCATTCGCCAGTTGATGGAACTGACACCCGACACGGCACACCGAATGGACGACGGTGGCAACGAAACCGACGTGTCACTTGACGAAGTTCGTCAGGGGGACCGATTGCGGATTCGACCTGGCGAAAAAATCCCCGTCGATGGCGAAGTGGTCGATGGCCAAAGCCACGTCGATGAATCCATGATCTCCGGCGAACCGATTCCGGTAATGAAGCAGACCGGCGATTCGTTGACCGGCGGCACCTTGAACCAGTCGGGCGCATTGACGATGACGGCGACCAATGTCGGCGATGAAACCGTGCTCAGCCAAATCGTTCAAATGGTGGCCCAAGCCCAACGAAGCCAGGCTCCGATTCAACGACTTGTCGACAAAGTTGCCCAGTACTTCGTTCCCGCCGTCATCGTTTCCGCGGTGATCGCCTTCATCGCTTGGTGGGCTTTGGGACCGGAACCAACCTTGGCACATGCGTTTGTTGCCGCCGTGGCCGTGCTGATCATTGCCTGCCCCTGTGCGTTGGGCCTGGCGACACCAATGTCCGTGATGGTCGGTGTTGGTCGTGGTGCCAAAGAAGGCGTCTTGATCAAGGATGCCGAAGCGATCGAAGTGATGGAGAAAGTCGACACCATCGTGGTGGACAAAACAGGCACGCTAACGGCCGGTCGTCCGGAGGTCACAGCCGTTCGAAGCATCAGCGACGATGCACCGGAAAGCTGGATGCAGCTGGCGGCGATCGCCGAATCGTCCAGCGAACACCCGCTGGGGCGGGCCATCGTCAGGCGCGCCGCCGACGAACCGTTGTCGACGCCCGAGACCTTTGAAAGTACCACGGGCCGTGGTGTCACCGCACAACACGATGGTCAGGTGATTCGCGTGGGGCAACCGGATTGGCTGTCCGACAACGGCATCGACGTTCCCGAGAAAGCCACCGCGATGATGGCCGAATTGCAGTCCGATGGTGCGACCGCAGTGCTGGTGGCAGTCGACGATGTCGTCCACGGTGTGATCGGGATCACCGATCCGATCAAGCCGTCGACCGAAGATGCGATTGCGACTTTGCATGGTTCCGGCAAACGGATTGTGATGATGACCGGCGACGCCCGGAGGACCGCTCAAGCGGTCGGCGAAGCACTCGGGATCGATCAAATCCATGCAGGTGTCACACCACAGCAAAAGCATGACCTTGTCCGCGACATGCAGCGTGACGGTCACGTCGTGGCCATGGCCGGTGATGGGATCAACGACGCCCCGGCTTTGGCGGCGGCCGACGTGGGCATTGCCATGGGAACCGGCGCGGGGGTCGCGATCGATTCGGCCAAGATCACGCTGGTCAGCGGTGATTTGCGAGGCATCGCCGCTGCGGAAACGCTAAGCCGAAAAACCATGGCCAACATCCGCCAGAACCTGTTCTTTGCGTTCGTCTACAACGCGGTCGGCGTTCCAATCGCTGGCGGCTTGCTCTATCCCTTGCTCGGTTGGATGCTAAGCCCGATGATTGCCGCCGCGGCGATGAGTTTCAGCAGTGTGTCAGTGATCGCCAACGCCCTTCGGCTTCGCAACCTTCGCTTACAAATGGACCGAGGAAACGAGTGA